From Theileria orientalis strain Shintoku DNA, chromosome 4, complete genome, the proteins below share one genomic window:
- a CDS encoding histone H4 has protein sequence MSGRGKGGKGLGKGGAKRHRKVLRDNIQGVTKPAIRRLARRGGVKRISGLIYEEVRGVLKVFLENVVKDSVTYTEHARRKTVTAMDVVYSLKRQGRTLYGFGDSNYFVRNFKSLKNFFSNRNSHDSNYNLYNSIANNGTLQTSTELKYEDSHELRGKHLIIVCNWKCYLNNELANKFIRLYGKLKFPRNIEIITCPASIHLNSMVAHYREINSSCVPCSQNVSDRSKSFGPYTGEITAGMLKDLGVNWTIVGHRESEISENTTSKNTKIVNKKVINAFNAGLNVILCIGSNFKIPQIHTGEPENFNSNIPKHLSQELQECLNGLDLNGGQRLVVAYEPQCSVGTEKPADPELVSKVIEELRASMGERGRMIKFIYGGSIDGKNAVSYLKRKGIDGIMVGRAAQEESFMNLLENIIKMSRDY, from the exons ATGTCAGGACGTGgtaaaggaggaaaaggttTGGGAAAGGGCGGTGCTAAGCGCCATCGTAAGGTATTGCGTGATAACATTCAAGGTGTTACCAAACCAGCCATAAGAAGGTTGGCACGCAGAGGTGGTGTTAAGCGTATATCTGGTTTGATATACGAGGAGGTTAGAGGTGTACTTAAGGTTTTCCTTGAGAACGTTGTCAAGGATTCCGTCACCTACACTGAGCACGCTCGTAGGAAAACAGTCACTGCCATGGATGTCGTCTATTCACTTAAGAGACAAGGCAGAACCCTTTACGGTTTTGGTg attcaaattattttgtaaGGAATTTCAAAAGTCTCAAGAATTTTTTTTCTAATCGCAATTCACATGACAGTAACTACaatttgtacaatagtATTGCCAATAATGGCACACTTCAAACAAGTACAGAGTTAAAATATGAAGACTCTCATGAGTTAAGGGGAAAACATCTTATTATTGTCTGTAACTGGAAGTGTTATTTGAACAATGAATTGGCTAACAAGTTTATCCGTTTGTACGGAAAGCTTAAGTTTCCTAGGAATATAGAG ATTATAACTTGCCCAGCTTCGATACACCTGAACTCTATGGTCGCACACTACCGTGAAATTAACAGCAGTTGTGTGCCCTGTAGTCAGAATGTTAGCGACCGTTCTAAAAGTTTCGGCCCATATACTGGCGAAATAACAGCCGGGATGTTGAAA GATCTTGGAGTAAACTGGACAATTGTTGGACACAGAGAATCCGAAATTAGTGAAAACACCACT agtaaaaacacaaaaatcGTGAACAAGAAGGTCATAAACGCCTTCAACGCAGGATTAAATGTTATCCTTTGCATAGGTTcgaattttaaaattcctCAAATTCACACAGGTGAACCAGAGAACTTCAACTCTAACATACCGAAACATTTATCGCAGGAACTGCAG GAATGTCTGAACGGCTTGGACTTGAACGGAGGGCAGAGACTAGTAGTGGCGTACGAGCCTCAATGTTCAGTGGGAACGGAGAAGCCGGCAGACCCCGAACTAGTGAGTAAAGTAATAGAAGAATTACGAGCCTCAATGGGAGAAAGAGGAAGGATGATCAAATTCATATACGGAGGGTCAATAGACGGAAAAAATGCAGTATCGTACCTGAAAAGAAAGGGAATTGACGGGATCATGGTTGGAAGGGCTGCACAGGAGGAAAGTTTCATGAATCTGCtagaaaatataataaagatGAGTAGGGATTACTAA
- a CDS encoding histone H4, whose amino-acid sequence MSGRGKGGKGLGKGGAKRHRKVLRDNIQGVTKPAIRRLARRGGVKRISGLIYEEVRGVLKVFLENVVKDSVTYTEHARRKTVTAMDVVYSLKRQGRTLYGFGG is encoded by the coding sequence ATGTCAGGACGTGgtaaaggaggaaaaggttTGGGAAAGGGCGGTGCTAAGCGCCATCGTAAGGTATTGCGTGATAACATTCAAGGTGTTACCAAACCAGCCATAAGAAGGTTGGCACGCAGAGGTGGTGTTAAGCGTATATCTGGTTTGATATACGAGGAGGTTAGAGGTGTACTTAAGGTTTTCCTTGAGAACGTTGTCAAGGATTCCGTCACCTACACTGAGCACGCTCGTAGGAAAACAGTCACTGCCATGGATGTCGTCTATTCACTTAAGAGACAAGGCAGAACCCTTTACGGTTTTGGTggttaa
- a CDS encoding protein kinase, whose protein sequence is MHQGLNSEGINTQLREFRFTDEKSEGDNKPSSRTSTLDSENRFLDKATIDALRNPGKKRIRRLSAGSKLSNYYYIGAELRICADCVKKPSSRPLLRDIIDRKTGEPKILKIISKSRIPPGLDSLNNWRTLCEKLLNMPPMPNLMRIDQIWESDTSFYIVTEKFIGGELFEYLLKEKAIPEDICKYIFRQILQAVDTLHTMNLLHRDIKPENIMFRNPTKSVLPVAERYELALIDFDTCKMTDCPTADKSEIVNGKRRLVGTYGYLAPEILRGDDYSTASDMWSIGIVLYILMTGIPPVSMDKMYDAKASHAVLAAAEANGIDFNTPPLVEFPLARDLCKRLLCFDKRKRISSAADALAHPWLAGLPNIFDLSLRLRNSQDGSNPNNRRSFKNPNNGNQGGGSGSGYGNGSGDNNARHTYADNHNYRNNCGVNRQDCITSDYAIDASEFGEKRSSASDSNKRDRDFDDIVFDDKTVSRKHQEMLQSLTTNAESIDGTYRRQMKRRARDYSQIC, encoded by the coding sequence atgCATCAAGGACTCAATTCCGAGGGCATAAACACACAATTGCGCGAATTTCGGTTCACCGATGAGAAGTCGGAGGGCGATAACAAGCCTTCCTCAAGAACCTCCACGCTTGATAGCGAAAACAGATTTTTAGATAAAGCCACCATCGATGCTTTACGAAATCCAGGCAAGAAAAGGATTAGAAGGCTTTCAGCTGGAAGTAAACTATCGAACTACTACTACATAGGGGCTGAGCTGAGAATATGTGCTGACTGTGTCAAAAAACCATCATCCAGACCACTTTTACGTGATATAATCGATCGCAAGACCGGGGAGCCCAAAATtctgaaaataatatcCAAATCGCGCATCCCACCCGGCCTAGACAGTCTCAACAACTGGCGCACGCTGTGCGAGAAGCTGTTGAACATGCCACCCATGCCGAACCTCATGAGGATCGATCAGATATGGGAGTCAGATACTAGTTTTTATATAGTGACTGAGAAGTTTATCGGGGGTGAGCTGTTCGAGTACCTGCTCAAAGAGAAGGCAATACCTGAGGACATTTGCAAGTACATCTTTAGACAAATTCTCCAGGCCGTTGACACCCTGCACACCATGAATCTGCTCCACAGGGACATAAAGCCCGAAAACATAATGTTCAGGAATCCCACCAAGTCAGTTTTGCCCGTGGCCGAAAGGTACGAACTCGCTCTCATAGACTTTGACACCTGTAAAATGACAGACTGCCCTACAGCCGACAAGAGCGAGATAGTAAATGGAAAGCGAAGGCTTGTGGGCACCTACGGCTACCTGGCTCCTGAGATCCTAAGAGGGGACGACTACTCCACTGCCTCCGATATGTGGTCCATAGGCATCGTTTTATACATCCTCATGACCGGCATTCCGCCAGTGTCCATGGACAAGATGTACGACGCCAAGGCCAGTCATGCCGTTTTAGCAGCCGCCGAGGCTAACGGCATAGATTTTAACACTCCTCCCCTGGTCGAATTTCCCCTTGCTAGAGATCTTTGCAAAAGACTCCTCTGCTTCGACAAGCGCAAGAGAATATCCTCAGCTGCAGACGCCCTTGCTCACCCTTGGCTGGCCGGTCTGCCAAACATCTTTGACCTTTCCCTCAGATTACGGAACAGTCAGGACGGTTCCAACCCTAACAACCGCAGGTCATTCAAGAACCCTAACAACGGCAACCAAGGCGGAGGCAGTGGCAGCGGCTACGGAAATGGCTCCGGCGACAACAACGCCAGACACACCTATGCTGATAATCACAACTACCGAAACAACTGCGGCGTAAACCGACAGGACTGCATAACCAGCGACTATGCCATCGACGCCAGCGAGTTCGGCGAGAAACGCAGCAGTGCAAGTGACTCCAACAAGCGTGATCGCGACTTCGATGACATTGTTTTTGACGACAAAACGGTGTCCAGAAAGCACCAGGAAATGTTGCAAAGCTTAACCACTAACGCAGAATCTATTGACGGCACTTACAGAAGACAAATGAAAAGGAGAGCAAGGGACTACTctcaaatttgttaa
- a CDS encoding centrin → MVFDLSTLRNENLSTISTLVDYVEEPESNVLESDYEYTPEQLNKLHKNVLNRSLEAEVEEAFSLFDRNGDQKIDFFECQAAFKALRLNISPENVKELYKDIGKDEKDFLTITDFKTLVISRIHTRYNNTEIQKIFNQLQDGTGKITLESLRSSINKIGVEISDEELTLMVSEASTNKTYILYDDFAKLLKRSWTGDPLDMIFE, encoded by the exons ATGGTTTTTGATTTATCCACACTAAGAAATGAAAATTTATCGACAATTAGTACACTAGTGGATTATGTAGAGGAGCCGGAGTCAAACGTTCTTGAATCGGATTATGAGTATACTCCAGAACAACTAAACAAGCTTCATAAAAATGTACTTAACAGGTCACTGGAGGCTGAGGTGGAGGAAGCGTTTTCATTGTTTGATAGAAATGGAGACCAAAAAATAGATTTTTTTGAATGCCAAGCAGCGTTTAAAGCCCTAAGGTTGAACATATCGCCCGAGAAT GTAAAGGAGTTATATAAGGACATAGGAAAGGACGAAAAGGACTTTCTAACCATCACAGACTTTAAAACGTTAGTGATATCGAGAATACATACCCGATACAACAATACTGAAATACAGAAGATATTCAACCAGCTACAAGATGGAACAG GAAAAATAACACTGGAGAGTCTCAGGTCGTcgattaataaaatag GAGTTGAAATATCTGATGAAGAACTCACATTAATGGTGTCTGAAGCATCTActaataaaacatatatcCTCTACGATGATTTTGCAAAGCTGTTAAAACGATCGTGGACGGGTGATCCGTTGGATATGATTTTCGAATAA
- a CDS encoding 40S ribosomal protein S4, protein MGRGPKKHLKRINAPSHWMLDKLTGRYAPKASPGPHKSRECLPLLVLLRNRLKYALTYDEVKLIVKQRLVKVDGKVRTDMTYPTGFMDVVSLDRTNEKFRMLYDTKGRFCPHKITDEEATYKLCRVKKTFLGPKEVNLAVTHDGRTFRCVHPEVKAGDSLRVEVATGKILEYLKFEPGNLVMVTGGHNVGRVGTVVSKEKHPGSFDLVHVRDSNDSTFTTRSSNVFVIGVGTKSYVSLPAERGIRKTIIEQRNLRLAKSAH, encoded by the exons atg GGTCGTGGTCCTAAAAAGCATTTGAAGCGTATTAACGCTCCATCCCACTGGATGTTGGACAAGTTGACTGGAAGGTATGCTCCCAAGGCTTCCCCAGGTCCTCATAAATCGCGCGAATGTCTGCCTCTCCTAGTTCTACTCAGGAATCGCCTTAAATACGCCTTGACTTACGACGAGGTTAAGTTGATCGTCAAGCAGAGGCTCGTTAAGGTCGACGGTAAAGTGAGGACCGACATGACGTACCCGACCGGGTTCATGGACGTCGTCTCACTCGACAGGACCAACGAGAAGTTCAGGATGCTCTACGACACCAAGGGGCGCTTCTGTCCTCACAAAATCACAGACGAGGAGGCCACCTATAAGCTCTGCAGAGTGAAGAAGACGTTTCTGGGCCCAAAGGAGGTCAACTTGGCCGTAACGCACGACGGCAGGACCTTCAGGTGCGTGCACCCAGAGGTTAAGGCCGGCGACTCGCTTAGGGTCGAGGTCGCGACCGGGAAGATTTTGGAGTACCTTAAGTTTGAGCCCGGCAACCTCGTCATGGTCACCGGAGGCCACAACGTGGGCAGGGTCGGCACCGTCGTCAGCAAGGAGAAGCACCCCGGGAGCTTCGACCTCGTCCACGTCAGGGACTCCAACGACAGCACCTTCACCACGAGGAGCTCCAACGTCTTCGTCATTGGCGTCGGCACCAAGAGCTACGTCTCACTTCCTGCTGAGCGCGGAATTCGCAAGACCATTATAGAACAGAGGAACCTCAGACTTGCCAAGTCCGCCCACTAA